The genomic interval CCACCTCAACTGCTTTGACGAcgcgccctccaccgccgccgccgccgacgacgtcgccgccgttcccgtggcctcgccggcggcgcctgcgCGACGGGTGGGCGGCGTCCCGCGCGAGACCCTCGAGGACGAGGAGTGCTACGTCATGAAGCTGTACGAGAACGGCAGCTACGTCATCGTGACCACGCTGGGCTGCTCCCAGACCGCCTCGTGCCTCctctcctgcggcggcggcgacctcgcagCCGACGGCGAAGAAGccctggcggcggcgcacccggccggcgccgtcggcgtctcgccgccggtgagAGCGACGGCTCCCCGCGGCATGCCGCCGCCCCGCGTCGCCGATTTCCAGCGGTGCGGCTCACAGGCGATGACCGCTACTCCGGCAACGAGGGCCATCACCGGCGGCGTGTAGCGACCGCTTTCGGCTCCGATGGACGACGTTCGTGCACATTAATTCGTCTtcacatgataaaaaaaaaaaagaacagtgcAGCAATTGTAAGATAGACATAAGAATTTGCAGGAATTCCAAAGGAATCATTTCAAATTATCGTTTCTCCCGTGTTAATAATAATAGAAAAGTAAATTCAAACAGGGACGACTAAGGTGAAGAACGTCAATGTAAGCTGGCAAAATCAACATTTGTATACCACGAAATCTATACATTTCCGTAGGTTTTGATCGCAATTTCACAGAGGTAGATTCCGAATCCGGCCAGATGATGGGCCTGGCCCGTGTGTCCTCTCCTATACAGGCTTTCTGGTTCGTTTGCATATGTTGTGGGCCGTGGGCCCGTGGCCCATAAGCCATACTGCTTGCACGTTCCATCCATCGATCACTTGCTGCGATCCGCGGCGCGTCGggactccatttttttttccccgTGAGAAATTTCCAAAAACCACCGCTCTCCGCCGCGAACCCTAGTGGCGAATGTGGGATACAAAATTCGGTTTCCCTCCAGCagcgccgcccaccaccgccgccgcagcgcagAAAAATCCCAAGCGGAggagagaggcggaggcggaggcggagggggaggtggcggcggagatgagggaggaggcggtggagcggcTGCGCGGGGTGGTGCGGGACAGCGTCGGGAAGCACCTGTACGCGTCCGCCATCTTCCTCGCCGACAAGGTGGCCGCGGCCACGGGGGACCCCGCCGACGTCTACATGCTCGCGCAGGCGCTCTTCCTGGGCCGCCACTTCCGCCGCGCGCTCCACATCCTCAACTCCTCCAAGCTCCTCCGC from Oryza glaberrima chromosome 3, OglaRS2, whole genome shotgun sequence carries:
- the LOC127766984 gene encoding uncharacterized protein LOC127766984; this translates as MPLSVASINRASYQVLLLLAAAAVSTTGGDGNTAPGNATATATTGGDDTEMYICYLCTGRNPILIRRCPIYWDYCHLNCFDDAPSTAAAADDVAAVPVASPAAPARRVGGVPRETLEDEECYVMKLYENGSYVIVTTLGCSQTASCLLSCGGGDLAADGEEALAAAHPAGAVGVSPPVRATAPRGMPPPRVADFQRCGSQAMTATPATRAITGGV